The Streptomyces sp. NBC_00224 genome has a window encoding:
- a CDS encoding transposase, which translates to MSMGRGSGRRIPAETVRVARASNPGGTPAMWMRDRLDEVFVDDDFADWFPADGRRGLSPAMLAMVSVLQYAENLTDRQAAQAAWCRIDWKYCLARELTGPGFDHSVLSEFRDRLAVDDRADRLLAVLVERLAAAGLVKRRGRMRTDCPHVLCTQNGSIWGGGRDADGIPGMLFTLGSEVQRHAPQPGGGR; encoded by the coding sequence ATGTCGATGGGGCGGGGCTCCGGGCGGCGGATCCCGGCGGAGACGGTGCGGGTAGCGCGGGCCAGTAATCCGGGCGGTACTCCGGCGATGTGGATGCGGGACCGTCTCGACGAGGTGTTCGTCGATGACGACTTCGCGGACTGGTTTCCGGCTGACGGACGGCGGGGTCTGTCGCCGGCGATGCTGGCGATGGTGTCGGTGCTGCAGTACGCGGAGAACCTCACCGACCGGCAGGCCGCGCAGGCGGCCTGGTGCCGCATTGACTGGAAATACTGCCTGGCCCGGGAGTTGACTGGTCCGGGGTTCGATCATTCGGTGCTCAGCGAGTTCCGTGACCGGCTCGCCGTCGATGACCGGGCCGACCGGCTCCTGGCCGTGCTGGTGGAACGCCTGGCGGCCGCAGGGTTGGTCAAGCGCCGTGGCCGGATGCGGACCGACTGTCCGCATGTCCTATGTACTCAAAATGGGTCAATATGGGGCGGCGGGCGGGACGCGGACGGAATCCCGGGCATGCTCTTCACGCTGGGGTCGGAGGTTCAGCGCCACGCACCACAGCCTGGAGGCGGCCGGTGA
- a CDS encoding transposase family protein, whose protein sequence is MVSHRAMPDVPRPVVEYLARLLAGHRRVIGTRRGTRALGPFLQAVLVLRWFRDHRCVHCLARDAGISQATGYRYLHEGIDVLAAEAPGLAGVLEQGRRKGLPFVVLDGTLIRCDRVAGETERGTDLWYAIRIKRFAGNVQFLAAPDGTPLWVSDVEPGSTHDLAAARIHALPDLYQAARDGLPTLADIGYIGAGGGIHVPFRKHPDLPGDIGLGNETYNKLLRGLRFTGERAMAVLKQRWRTLQHVTLSPNRIGAVTQAALVLNNAWQ, encoded by the coding sequence GTGGTCTCTCATCGTGCCATGCCCGACGTCCCGCGTCCCGTGGTCGAGTACCTTGCCCGTCTGCTCGCCGGACACCGGCGTGTGATCGGCACCCGTCGCGGAACACGGGCACTGGGCCCGTTCCTTCAAGCCGTGCTCGTGCTGCGGTGGTTTCGTGACCACAGGTGTGTCCACTGCCTGGCCCGGGACGCGGGAATCTCCCAGGCCACCGGCTACCGGTATCTTCATGAAGGCATCGATGTCCTCGCGGCCGAAGCACCCGGCCTCGCCGGGGTCCTGGAACAAGGCCGGCGCAAGGGCCTGCCGTTCGTAGTCCTGGACGGCACCCTCATCCGGTGTGACCGGGTAGCCGGGGAAACCGAACGCGGTACCGACCTCTGGTACGCAATCCGGATCAAGCGCTTCGCCGGCAACGTGCAGTTCCTGGCCGCGCCCGACGGCACACCTCTGTGGGTTTCCGACGTCGAGCCGGGCAGCACCCATGACCTGGCTGCGGCACGCATCCACGCGCTGCCCGACCTCTACCAGGCAGCCCGCGACGGCCTGCCCACACTGGCCGACATCGGATACATCGGCGCGGGCGGCGGCATCCATGTTCCCTTCCGCAAGCACCCCGACCTGCCCGGAGACATCGGCCTCGGCAACGAGACCTACAACAAACTCCTCCGCGGCCTGCGCTTCACCGGAGAGCGCGCCATGGCCGTACTCAAACAGCGCTGGCGCACACTCCAGCACGTCACCCTCAGCCCGAACCGGATCGGCGCCGTCACCCAGGCCGCCCTCGTCCTCAACAACGCCTGGCAGTGA
- a CDS encoding integrase core domain-containing protein, with product MPRHEPHPHKPSSLLRPEDEKGSLARARQRHRPHLHQPPCLNGKVERSHRIDAEEFYRLLDGLVIDDAEVFNDQLREWEDYYNYHRPHGGLGGQTPYERLKQKTTPQA from the coding sequence CTGCCTCGTCACGAACCCCACCCACACAAGCCTTCATCACTCCTCAGACCCGAGGATGAGAAGGGTTCACTGGCACGCGCTCGACAAAGGCATCGCCCACACCTACATCAACCCCCGTGCCTGAACGGCAAAGTCGAACGCTCCCACCGGATCGACGCCGAGGAGTTCTACCGCCTCCTGGACGGCCTCGTCATCGACGACGCCGAGGTCTTCAACGACCAGCTCCGCGAGTGGGAAGACTACTACAACTACCATCGTCCCCACGGCGGCCTCGGCGGCCAGACCCCCTACGAACGCCTCAAGCAGAAGACCACACCCCAGGCGTAA
- a CDS encoding chaplin yields MRVRLMAAACLAAVAVLTSASTATADEEQDAAAVKSPGVGSGNLTQVPVHTPVNVFEDSVNVLGLLNPAFGNHGVND; encoded by the coding sequence ATGCGTGTACGTCTGATGGCCGCCGCTTGCCTCGCAGCCGTGGCCGTCCTGACCAGTGCCAGCACCGCCACCGCAGACGAGGAACAGGACGCGGCCGCGGTCAAGTCTCCTGGCGTAGGTTCGGGCAACCTCACGCAAGTCCCCGTGCACACTCCCGTCAACGTGTTCGAGGACAGCGTCAACGTCTTGGGCCTTCTTAACCCGGCGTTTGGAAACCATGGCGTCAATGATTGA
- a CDS encoding transposase has product MPTPGPQDHPGFTKTDFIPDWQARTLTCLRHVTSHPWKPTLGDQHERLSVLFPKPACRACEDRLACTGNTDGRARHITLLPQRLQEIQTRVRSEQDTEPWQRNYAIRAGCEATVSETVHAHGLRHCRHHGIARTHVQHVLTAAGANIIRLSQSGPPGSELPARTRPASRFRQLCRDLSS; this is encoded by the coding sequence GTGCCGACCCCCGGGCCCCAGGACCATCCCGGCTTCACGAAGACCGACTTCATCCCCGACTGGCAGGCCCGCACGCTGACTTGCCTCCGCCACGTCACCAGCCACCCGTGGAAGCCCACCCTGGGCGACCAGCATGAACGGCTGTCCGTGCTGTTCCCCAAGCCCGCCTGCCGGGCCTGCGAAGACCGGCTCGCCTGCACCGGGAACACCGACGGTCGAGCTCGCCACATCACCCTCCTGCCCCAGCGCCTGCAGGAGATCCAGACTCGGGTCCGGAGCGAGCAGGACACCGAGCCGTGGCAGCGGAACTATGCGATCCGCGCCGGCTGCGAGGCCACCGTCTCCGAAACTGTCCACGCCCACGGCCTGCGTCACTGCCGCCACCACGGGATCGCGAGGACGCACGTCCAACACGTCCTCACCGCCGCCGGAGCCAACATCATCAGGCTCAGCCAATCCGGCCCGCCCGGCAGCGAACTGCCAGCCCGGACCAGGCCAGCCAGCAGATTCCGGCAACTCTGCCGAGACTTGAGCAGCTAG
- a CDS encoding transposase gives MSMGVGSGRSIPALTVRVARASNPRGTPAMWVRDRLDELFTDEDFADWFPADGRRGLSPTRLAMVSVLQYAENLTDRQAAEAVRCRLDWKYCLGMDLDDSGFDYSVLSEFRDRMAQGDRADRLLAVMVDHLVAAGLVKRCGGRIRTDSTHVLGAVRTLSRIELVAETLRAALERLALEDEEWLAPLILPGWAERYGRPALYHRLPKGKAALEEYALQVGRDGIWLLRAVFDDGAPPRQRTLSQVETLRQVWVQQYWHDTEGHLRWRAPKSTKDRLSRRNMPPACRPSSVDGRAARPGHGLCPVGQHRDRLSSRSVSSLQPRAHRVRDEELDRLSRSPERDLHRERTECHCDRGDQARSRPGHRCARGHPPESGPAAVHRSGALRRCRIHLARVHRPGRPRSWNHPDWTGPCRPPGPRTIPASRRPTSSPTGRPAR, from the coding sequence ATGTCGATGGGTGTGGGTTCGGGGCGGTCGATTCCGGCATTGACGGTGCGGGTGGCGCGGGCGAGCAATCCGCGGGGCACGCCGGCGATGTGGGTGCGGGACCGGTTGGACGAGCTGTTCACGGACGAGGATTTCGCCGACTGGTTCCCGGCCGACGGGCGGCGGGGTCTGTCGCCGACCCGGCTGGCGATGGTGTCGGTGCTGCAGTATGCGGAGAATCTGACCGACCGGCAGGCCGCCGAGGCGGTCCGCTGTCGGCTGGACTGGAAGTACTGCCTCGGGATGGATCTTGACGATTCAGGGTTCGACTATTCCGTGCTCAGCGAGTTCCGAGACCGGATGGCCCAGGGAGACCGGGCCGACCGGCTGCTGGCCGTGATGGTGGACCACCTTGTGGCGGCCGGGCTGGTCAAGCGATGCGGTGGCCGGATCCGGACGGACTCGACCCATGTGCTGGGCGCAGTGCGGACGCTGAGCCGGATCGAGCTCGTCGCCGAGACCCTGCGAGCCGCGTTGGAGCGACTTGCCCTCGAGGACGAGGAATGGCTGGCACCGTTGATCTTGCCGGGTTGGGCAGAGCGTTACGGGCGACCGGCCCTCTATCACCGGCTTCCCAAGGGCAAGGCGGCGCTGGAGGAGTACGCGCTGCAGGTCGGCAGGGACGGGATCTGGTTGCTGAGGGCCGTGTTCGACGACGGTGCCCCACCACGGCAACGGACGCTGTCGCAGGTCGAAACGCTGCGTCAGGTGTGGGTCCAGCAGTACTGGCATGATACCGAGGGCCACCTCAGGTGGCGGGCCCCGAAGTCCACCAAAGACCGGCTGAGCCGACGCAACATGCCCCCGGCGTGCAGACCTTCCTCCGTCGACGGACGGGCGGCCCGACCCGGCCACGGCCTGTGTCCCGTGGGCCAGCACCGAGATCGTCTCTCCTCACGATCCGTAAGCTCGCTGCAGCCGCGAGCTCACCGCGTCCGGGACGAAGAACTGGATCGGTTATCGCGATCACCAGAGCGAGATCTGCACCGAGAGAGGACCGAATGTCATTGTGACCGTGGTGACCAGGCCCGCTCCCGACCAGGACATCGATGCGCTCGAGGCCATCCACCAGAGTCTGGCCCGGCAGCAGTTCACAGATCTGGAGCACTTCGTCGATGCCGGATACATCTCGCCCGAGTCCATCGACCAGGCCGCCCGCGTTCATGGAATCACCCTGACTGGACCGGTCCGTGCCGACCCCCGGGCCCCAGGACCATCCCGGCTTCACGAAGACCGACTTCATCCCCGACTGGCAGGCCCGCACGCTGA
- a CDS encoding IS110 family transposase — protein sequence MGRNILIYCGIDWAERTHDVALVDDSGQLLAKRHITDDAAGYQILLDLLVEYGDSEENPIPIAIETSRGLLVAVLRTGKRQVFAINPMAAARYRDRHSVSRKKSDPGDALVLANILRTDMHAHRPLPDDSDLARAIAVLARAQQDSLWNRQQLSNQLRSLLREYYPAALAAFESWRNGLCRPEALELLTAAPTQARAARLTRTQLEAALKRAGRKRGITAEAERLREVFRADYAHQPPLVEDALGKQMLALLVQLEAACTAADDLAEAVEEGFPQHPDAEIILSFPGLGVQLGARVLAEIGDDKTRFADARGLKAYAGASPITRASGKRSSITRRWVKNDRLNHAGYLWAFASITASPGAKAHYRRRRDNHGDWHAAAQRNLFNRMLGQLYYCLQHHTLFDEHTAFPTALTAAA from the coding sequence ATGGGGAGGAACATCTTGATCTACTGCGGCATCGACTGGGCCGAGCGCACACACGACGTCGCCCTGGTCGACGACAGCGGCCAGTTACTGGCCAAGCGGCACATCACCGACGACGCCGCGGGCTACCAGATCCTGCTGGACCTGCTCGTCGAGTACGGCGACAGCGAGGAGAACCCGATCCCGATCGCGATCGAAACCTCCCGCGGCCTGCTCGTCGCGGTCCTGCGGACCGGCAAGCGCCAGGTCTTCGCGATCAACCCGATGGCCGCCGCCCGCTACCGCGACCGCCACTCCGTCTCCCGCAAGAAGTCCGATCCCGGCGACGCCCTGGTCCTGGCGAACATCCTGCGCACCGACATGCACGCCCACCGGCCACTGCCCGACGACAGCGACCTCGCCCGCGCCATCGCCGTCCTCGCCCGCGCTCAGCAGGACTCGCTCTGGAACCGGCAGCAGCTGTCCAACCAGCTCCGCTCGCTGCTGCGGGAGTACTACCCGGCCGCCCTGGCGGCCTTCGAGTCCTGGCGCAACGGTCTGTGCCGGCCGGAGGCCCTGGAGCTCCTGACGGCGGCCCCCACCCAGGCCCGGGCCGCGCGGCTGACCCGCACGCAACTGGAGGCCGCGCTCAAGCGGGCCGGCCGCAAGCGGGGTATCACAGCCGAGGCCGAGCGGCTCCGTGAGGTCTTCCGCGCCGACTACGCTCACCAGCCGCCGCTGGTCGAGGACGCGCTGGGCAAGCAGATGCTCGCGCTCCTAGTCCAGTTGGAGGCCGCCTGCACCGCCGCCGATGACCTCGCCGAGGCGGTCGAAGAGGGTTTCCCTCAGCACCCGGACGCTGAGATCATCCTCAGCTTCCCCGGCCTCGGCGTCCAGCTCGGCGCCCGGGTGCTCGCCGAGATCGGAGACGACAAGACCCGCTTCGCGGACGCCCGCGGCCTGAAGGCATACGCCGGTGCCTCGCCCATCACCAGGGCCTCCGGCAAGAGGTCCAGCATCACCAGACGGTGGGTGAAGAACGACCGGCTCAACCACGCCGGCTACCTCTGGGCCTTCGCCTCCATCACCGCGTCACCCGGCGCCAAGGCCCACTACCGGCGCCGCCGCGACAACCACGGAGACTGGCACGCTGCCGCGCAGCGCAACCTCTTCAACCGCATGCTCGGCCAGCTCTACTACTGCCTCCAGCACCACACGCTGTTCGACGAACACACCGCCTTTCCGACCGCTCTCACCGCAGCCGCTTGA